A stretch of DNA from Dioscorea cayenensis subsp. rotundata cultivar TDr96_F1 chromosome 4, TDr96_F1_v2_PseudoChromosome.rev07_lg8_w22 25.fasta, whole genome shotgun sequence:
CAAGGAAAAAGAATTAATTCTCCAGCAAACCATCAAtccttatttttatgtttgaaatgGTCAGGTGGGGTTGGAAATCATTATAGTGAAGACAGTTTTCTTTCTGAACATGagattttgaaaaggaaaaatgaagaCCAAAAGCTCAAAAAGGTTACTCTTCGAGTGGGTTTTGCTGAAGTGCCAAGGAGTTGAACTGATTCTGCATtagaatatttatattaaaataaactaaataacacaaaatgcaaaataataagaCAGTAATATCATGCAATTCACCTTCCGTTGTCTGCACACTGATAGAAGCAATGTTTTCACACTTGTCGTAACAAATCTTTTCAATACTCAAACCAGCTTCTCTACTCTTCTACATGCAAAAAGATCAGTAATGATCATGATCACAaattatttgaaagaaaataactATTCTAACTTGGAAACTCAAAATGAGATTACATCTGAAGAGGAATTAGTTGGGCTGATCAGCACCGTCTAGTTCATTTGTCATCTGTGAAGATGAATAGTTTTCTTAACAAACTCAACGAGTCGATGCACCTTTGTCATACCCGCTTGCAGAAGCTGTGGCAATCAACTGTGTCAAAAGAAATACATATTATATACCTAAGCATATTAAAGCAGTAGAAGCAAAAAGTGGAATAAGAGGAATATTGACAAAGCAACATTACTGCTTTGATTGAGGAGTTTCGAATGCCATGCTGGTCTGCAAACAAAGATATCCCACAAAAATTAAGTCAATCAGCTACTCCATGCAAAgaaaatcaatggatatgaatTTGCAATGGGCAGCCTTTCTTATGAAAGGTCATTGTGGGCGAAAACATTGCAGCAAGAGTCAGCCAAAaatttatagatttatatataaatccatgCAGGCAGGTTTCATTCTtccaaaaagattttttttacccAATTGAATCCTAAATGAAAGCCATTGCAACTTGACTTCTGTGCATAAGATGCAGTTGAAGCAtgtaaacaaaaagaataagatAAGTAATGGCCACAGCTCAATGATATTAAATTGGCAGAAAGAAAGACTTATAATTCCGCTGTGAGGTTGttagtgaaaagaaaaaaactaagacATGCCAATATCTTCTATGGAAGACTAATCAGTAATAATCAGTCCACATTATCAGTTCGGAAAGAGAAATGCAAGAACTTACATATTCCAATAGATGCAGggacatgaaaaataaaaatttcatcacCAAAGAAAAGTCTAGTTTGCTCCTTGCGTTGATAAAGTTCATTGACAAACCTGACTTCCAAGATGAGTTTCCTAACAAGCATCACTATATTCGACAACTGGCTCAAgcattaaaaatagttttttatatgcCTGGCACGACATCTTAGAAACACTATATGCTGATTCATGGCTGCATCTccatttttacaataaaatcaaaGACCAAAAGATTGCTTTGTCTTGACCATCGAGGTCTGTCGCCATCCAGCATATTTACCAACACTTAAGAATGGTCACTTGAATCAAGTTCATTCACCATCACCCCAACCCGAGAGGAACACTAATTCTAAACATAATACCCTCACGTTGTTGAAACTGACAGTAAACAATATCAATGGAAGTGATGATAGTAATCGTGAATAcggatgaaaaggaaaaaaaaaaagtatcagTCGATGTGACTGACTCTAAAGAGGTAAAAGAAGTCCAGAATCCATAAATTCAAGAAAGAAATATTGGTATTAAAGCTTGTTATTGTCGTCAATGATTCCACTGCCTCAAACTCACTCTATTCACTCAGATACGTTACTAATCAAACagtaattaattacaaaattgtattttttaacgTGCTATGTTTGCTCAACAGGACGTTGGACGATACTATCAAAACCTAAGATGAAATACACAGCGCATGGCcctcataatttattttaacttcCAATCAAAATGAACAGCCAGATATTCAAAACCCCCGCCTGTAATCAACGTTTCTCAAACAACGAAGCAACACAAAATCAAGAGCCTAAAGGAAAACCCTTTGcaacaaaacaagaacaacaataagAAACCACCACAGCACATCAACAAAGCATCAAAGTATCAAAAACCACAAATAATCAACTCAAGCACAAAAATTAATTCACACAAACCACAAAACAGATCAATTTCAGATGCAAACATACAACACTAGACAATAACCAGCAAACAATAACCCCGAACTCACCAAGCGTAATCCGGGTCCCAACATCCCAAGCAGCCACCACAAAAATCAACGTCGCCAGAGCGAAAACAAGCAAGAAATTGCCCGAAGACGCCATTGAAGCTAAATCGAAGCCACAAAAGGTGGAGGAACGGAAACAATGCGAGAAAGGATGGATCAATCCGTCCCTCAGTGGGCGCCTAGAACCGAGGGGAAAGAAGTGGAGTGGTGGGAAGGAGGGGAACAGCGATGAAGAGATCCATTAATGGTGGGAAGTGAATGATGAAATGCCCCCAAAGAACGGCGATGGAACTTTGCGTTAAACCGGGGACATTCTTTATTCTCCGTCGGTTCTCACTGTATTAGGTTTCATATGGGCCCTACTCTACGACGGACTCGGACTTTTTGGGACCCACACCCGCCTGCCTAGCTTCGCGGGTTCGGGTCCCACTTGCTGGATCCGATCATCCGAGTTGAGTTACATCCGTAATGaccatattaaaatataaaaaaaatggtattctgtatatagtattatatatattatatatacacgcTTGTGTTGTGTGTGCATCTATAAATAAGATGTCATCAACCGAAATCAAACTCAAAGCCTACCTACGCAAAGGGATGGCATTGGTGTTTATTAAGTTTGTAGTTATCTTTCACGTctatatatgcatatttttgattgtttttttttaaatgaaatgatcTAGGAGAGCTAGCTAGCTATTATTACAAACATCGGCTAATATTCTCATCATAGATTTGGTTAGGAATAATATGAGATAAGACTTCATTTTATTGACTTTTGAGTATGTTACTGTACTTTATTGTTTTGAGCTCTTATGTTTCATCCACAGTGggttgatattttgtttttttttttctctatgttGAAATGTCTCTAATGTAACTTCTCTtctgtattaatatatatagtttatttattttataaaaaaatgttgcaTGAATAacaatttgaataataataaaaaaaagtgttgtcaccatttgttaaaaaaaaaacaatttgaaatCCAATCAACATTAAAGTTTTATATTGACCAAGTTTACAATAAAAGTATGCTTAATAAAGTATCTGATGGTATACATATAGgtgttgtttggatcagcttattGCTGATccaaaagcacttattttataagttatgTGCTTATGAGGTTTGTTATTATGTTTGGATGgctttttgaataagttcagtgtaaaataaactcaaaatacaaCTTTATTTTATAAGTTGCAAAGACCAaactatgaaaataaaatttgtttttgataatcTATTTGGTTGAGTGCATTTACTAAATTGCCCTCAGTCAATCCAGTAaaagggcattttagtaatttgttgCTGTAAAAGTACTTTTCAACTAAACATCCAAACATTTTCACAACTACAGAAGTACttctgaaactaatacatccaaacaaaaaaaatatgcataagcacttaacttattctaaaaagtactttttccaaaagtgcttctacaaaattaaaaaaaaaaacattttttttaaaagtcaatCCAAACAACCCAGAGTTGTTCATTTATGGATTATGGTTTAGAGTCTAGTGTGTGGGGTTTAAAGTTAAGGTAAAGATGGATGTATCAACATATGTTAGACTACTCTTAACATGGATGATATGTTGCATTGGATTTCTAGGTTTTTTATAGCATTCACAAATTTTATTACtcctttatttttacttattgtatattaaaaaatgtttttaattgttttttacttgttgatttagaaaattcataaaatattaaatattattttttcaaatttattttttaaatttaatgtatttctataatttgcgataaacatatttaattacatatttttattaaatcatattttaaataagaataagtttaaaaaattaatataattttttataaacttcagatttctaattaaatttaacctatttttttaatccatgtaaattagttaaaatagacaattaaaaaaacaagagagaggGGGAGTATTATTTATACACCAAGTTTTCAACAAAATGGCATGATTATAAGAAGAAAAGTTTTGAAGTGAGATGCATCTTAAGGAACCAATTGGCATTGTAATTTACATATTATAACCATTTATTATTTACATGTATTAGAATGTCTAACTACCTAAATTTACCATATTATTgtgtggtatatatatatcatggacataatttataattattcatttatcaCGGTTTATTAGATTTGTATGACAGTTTTTTATTAGTGTACAACAGTGATTGTTCTTTCACTACGTACAATTTACCATAACATAACTACCATTGGAGTTGCCTTTATCATATAACCAACGTTCATAGCAACCAAGAATGGTTGCTAGCGGTATGTTCATGCTTCTCTTTAATAACATACGTATTCAATATTATACAATAACAGTTCTCATATTATCAAATGACTATGCTAGAAGGAACTATTTtcaatgtataaaaatataattttaaataaaaagcaataaacTGTTACTGATCAATAACAATAAAGTATTGTATGAGAACAATAAACGGTTACTTGAATCAAATATATTGTAAATATACTTTTATAAACTTCTACTAAACTATAACAAATTGTAATAGGTCAATCATAAACTTTAAATGATAAACATTTAACAATAACATCTACTTATCAGAAAGACTTTTGAGGAATGATTTGATCATATATCCTTTTTCTCTAACAAGGCTTTTGTCATACATAATGAGAATCTCCATCAATTCCGAgtcattttcaaataaatatctaAGATATCGATGaaagaattaataattttaCGGTAATTAGAAGacatgatatattaattaattacatataatattTACCTATTACTCTTTGAACTTATAGTGGTTAAtgttagatttattatttttgaattataatttacttaatctgtaatttattattttagtgttgagtcaaaatataaaaataaaaaaaattacttgcatacccttgcaaaaccatgaaattgcttaaatactCCTATACaaaatactatttgcttgcataccccataaaactaacttttttatttatgtatccCTGCCGTTAGCTACCGTTAGCCGCCATTAGTTATTGTTAATCACCGTTAGGGTTTATTGAATTAATTATAGTTTTCACTTAATCCAACTTAataaaattacccaattacccttaaaaTCATCCAACCTAAACCATTTAGGAACCACTTAGCCGCCATCTTTTAAGATTCCCTTCTCACAAATCCCTTCAAGCCATGCCATCTTACTTGCCAGCTCTTAAAAATTGGCGTCAAAGACGTCTACGCCGTTCTCGAAGGTTTCAACCTAACCCTACTGGATCATCTCAATACCAACTACGCTCGACGCCATGACATATGTGCATGTGCCGTTACCTTCACCGTCAAAGGTCTCAACATGATCAACGTTGTCGCCGGAGCTTACTCGGAGAACCCCCCAATTGTGTTCATCGTTGGCGGGCCAAACACCAACGACTACTGTACAAATCAGATTTATATGTcgtaatttttacctatttttaggttgtgtttgtaaagagcatgtgataatgtaaaatattttaaaaatatttgtaaaaaccttaaaaatatgaatttactcaaaaaaaaaatcatgatttttaatgatttttaaaaataattaaagcgtatataaaaaaattacattggttatctataatttaaagtctataaaatataataaaaaaaatttaatgggtatattaacaaacctcatttgttgaatgaaatgagtaatatctataaaattaaaaaaaaattagagagatATGTAAGcaaatccattttggtaatttacctttatttcatccattgatttaacacTATTAAAATCAACTTAACCGCAGAcgcatataagcaaatataattgatttgtagaggtatacaagcaaatatcattttttatgaaaatatttaagtaaattcatgattttacggtggtatacaagtaaaaaaacaaatatttttagaaacttCTGTCTGATATTTACAATAAAACACTACTGATACATTTGAATAGTGTTAAAAGAGTGGATCCATAAAGGGTTATAAAATTAAGCTCATCATCTAAAATTACACACGCTTCTCGTTCTTATTTGGagggtttaattgtttaaattaaatttaaaataataaggaCAAATAGTAAAATTGAAATTGGGAGTTATCATAAGATATActtcatatttaaaatacaaaacaataaataaacacagCCAgctaactattttttattttaaaaaaaatatccatcaacaaaacattcaaaatattcataaaataataaaattaaagttaaaaataaggaaacatctcatatttttgacataaaaacaaaatttttgggaagttaaaaaaaaaggggccgctcagatttgtgatgaaatataaataaatataaaatggttttgaaagaagaaatttttttggattttcttctccaataacaattttttaaaattaaggtTGCAATAaggatttagattttttttttttttatttagtcgGAGGCAAAGTTTATCACATCAATTTTAGTAGAggtaaataataacaataataataataataataataataataataataatcctaactacatatataatattaacaaGCATGATcgatatttcaaattttagtgGAGGGTGTTAGAGTTACCCCACCGGCCACCATGTAAATCCATCCCTTTTGCATGAACGTGGACATGGTCTGTGTTTGTTCGTTAAACTTCAAATTGAAAGAAATCTCAAAGGATTAGAGGGCggagaaaaaattaaaaaatatttcaaaaacaataaaaaaaaagactaaaaatTGGGTGTAGGTTGTGACATGACCACGtttattaaaagcaaaaaaacatcTCCTTCTGCTCGTTGTCCTGATTGGACAGCAGCGAAAACTCTTCATTGCAAGCGTGGGCTGCTGTCGGTCACCTATCTTGGTATTCCAATTTCTGGAAGAAGACCACGTAGGCAAGACTGGGAAGGAATTATTCAGAAGGTGCGACGTAGACTGGCGTCCTGGAAATTGCAACATATCTCTCTCGGCGGTCGACTTACGTTGGTGAACTCTGTGCTGTCAACTGTTCCAACATATTAGATGTCCATTTTTCGCCTACCGGGCTGGGTCATCAAAGCCATTGACCGCATTAGAAGGGACTTTCTTTGGTCCGGTCCTGATATTGACCATCCGGGTTGCCGCCTGGTCAGATGGAATAATCTTTGTCGACCTCGAGACCAAGGGGGCTGGGGTATCCTGGACTTATATGTTTTCAACCAGGCATTATTGGGAAAATGGTATTGGAAATACATGCTGGATCCTGAGTGGGGTGGTGCCAGGGTCATTCAGTTCAACTATGGCTCCCCCAGGTCTAAGTTGTGGCCTAATCAGACAGGTAGGATttccttcttttggaaaggAGTCTTGTCCTGCTTGTCGGCTCTTAGGAACTGTTTTTCTATCGAGGTGGTCACTGGCATGGATACTCTTTTTTGGAAAGATGGTTGGCTTGAGGGATGCACTCCAATGAATTTATGGCCTGAGGAGTTTAGGGCCAGCCTTTGCCCTAATGGCACGATTTTTGAGCTCCGCCAACTGTTAAATGAGCAACCGTTTACTGATATTGCGTTGATCAACCAGACTCGTGCGCGGGTGTGGAATGCGGATTATAGGTTATTGGATAAGATACGATGGCGATGGAACGGGAATGGGTTGTTCACGGTGAAGTCCTTCTACAACTTCTTAATTGACGGGGGGCTCGGTTGCCCAATCTCTAGGTTCTTTTGGTGTGGGggctgtaaaaaaaaatcaatctcttCAACTGGTTAGTGTCGAAAAACAAGATTCTGACCTTGGAAAATCTAGCGAGAAGGAGGTGTAACAAACTGCCGACTGACACATGTGTCATGTGTCATGCTAATACTGAGTCGATTGACCACTTGTTCATCCACTGCCCTTTTGCACTCCATGCTTGGGAGTACTTTGTGACAATTCTTAGGCTACCCGGTGTCCCATCTTCCATTGATGACCTTTGGGGTCGGTGGCGGATGTGTTTACACCATGATAGAAGAACTTTTGGAGATCTTGTTGTGAAAGCtttaatttggaatatttggcttgctaggaatgattgtatttttaatgccaaTTACATGACTTCTCATGGTCTCATTGTGAAAATTGATCGCATTCTTGTATCATGGTACTCTTCTTTCGCAAAGGGGGTCAGAGTGAAGATGGAGGACGACATCAGCAAGGTTAAAAGAAGCTTTGTGGTTATGGGGTTTGTTAGATGATTTGGGGATTGAGCAAGGCACGGTGGACTTGGGGTGTGACAGTCAGAGTGCAATTCATTTGGCTAGAAATCAGGTGCACCATGTTCGTACCAAGCATATCGATGTCCGGTATTATTTTGTGAGGGATGTAATAGAGGAAGCCTCTATCTCCTTACTGAAGGTGCACACTAGTGACAATCCTGCAAACATATTCACCAAAGTTGTTCCAAGGAGCAAGTTTCAACATTGTTTGAACTTGCTCAATCTTGATTTATGCTAATAAGGGAATTTTGGGGTTGGGAATCAACTATTTGAGTTTGGTGAAGATGTTCTATCTTGATGGTCTCAGCATGAAGAAATCCTTATTCGTTCCACATTTGGTATCAAATGAGAAACGAGGTGGAGAATtgtgaagagaaacaatgataagaaataactatGAGTGGCTTTGTGGGCATGTGCATGTTAGTCACATGTTGACTtatgttatatagatatattagcatatatattattatgttagtatataaggtagtatataaggatatattagcatatattattatgttagtatataaggatatattagcatataatatatgctaataagaTTATCTCTCATTGAGTTGGATATGAGGTATATATAAGTCaggattttcttattgttttcttcttgagacGAGCTTGAGAGTTGTTCAAGCCATCAGAGATATTCTTCATAGTGGATTTCAATTCCCGACCCCCGTGGAGACGTAGGCAAGAGTGCCGAACTCCACGTAATTACTGTGTCgtggtttgtgtgtgtttatctttctttctctattatagtcCTATCTTTGCATGTGTTTTGGAGACTAACCTTGACAGGTTATTGGGACATCTACGGGTGTGTTAGTGCTTCCGAAAGGGGTCTTAAGTGAAGCATTAAGTCCCCCCAACAGATTCCTCAAAGAATTACATGCtcgattaattttttattttttattttttaaattaaaagtattGGTTCACCACCAGGAACCACTTATCATGCAGCTACTCAAGTGGcgcattaaaaaataaataaataaataaataatcaatccATTAATAATCTTATTCATATAAAACCAGCTGGAGCTTGTTAAAGATCAAtccattaataattttattcatataaaaCTAGCTGGAGCTAGTCCTTCAACAAAATCAACACAAAGATTAATTTATTCAATGAAACTGTTTGGCCAATTTGTCCAATTGTCCAAACGTTATAGTTTATTCTGATGTTCTGAACTcacttaaattattatatatgaacCCCAACCCAGTGGATCActtagcagcagcagcaggagCAGGTGATTCCTTATCCTTTATCTTCGAGTCCTTCTTCCGCACAAGCTGCGCAAACGTGCAGAGCCCGAACTTGGGCGGGGAGGCCTTGGTCACAAGCTTCGGCAACGGGCGCAGCAGCACCTTGTCCTTGTGTGGCTCAGCAGAGATAGTCCAAGAGATCCTCACCTTCTCCTTATTAACAAGCCCACGATGGAGTACGCTCTTGAACAGGCCATTGCTGAGGATCTCGAGCGAATCACCAATGCGGACGATGATGGAGTCCGGCACGTTCTTGGCCGTGACCCACTTGCCGAGGTAGTAGACCTGGAGGCCGGGGACGTTGTTGTGTAAGATGAAGGTGAGGTAGTTGACGTCTGTGTCGGCTTCAACGCCGAGGGCCTGTTTGGGTTGGGGACACTTGGGGTAGTGGTTTATTTTCATCTGGAACAGGATGTTCTCCATGCCGCCGGCTTCGGTCTCCAGCTTCTCGGCCGGGAGACCGAGACCGAGGGAGAGGAGAGTGAATATCTTTGTCGCCATCACCCGGAGATTTTGGCCAAACTCTTTTGTTACATCACTGTATATATGCATGATCAAGCCCCACGTTGAATATtgtaagaataagaataaataaattaatgaatgataaatatacATGCACGTACGTGAATAATACTTTTAGCATCAATGCATGCACGTACGTGTGCTTGTGGAAGATGAATATATAACAAATCAACAATTACGTACACATAATTGGAAGGCTTACGAGGCCAAATGGACAAATCAGTCTGATTCTCAGGAAACATAAGGTGACAGACCATCTCAGAAGCACTGTTAGCGAGCTTGCTACCACACCCTTGTATCATCCCAGAGGGCTGATCCTTTGCGtacttctccttctccttgaCAAGCAAATCAAAGAACTGTGTCCCAACCTCACGGAGCTTGTCAAGCTTCGCCGGAATCCCATGTCCAACAATGTGCATGACTCCCCAGTTCACAGCGGCGTCGTGCATCTGCTTGACGCACCTCTTGCGCACAGCCTCGTCGTTACTATCGAGCCCTTTGATGTCAATGATTGGTATCTGGGGACCTTCGTCTGATTTTTTCTCTTCTACGATGGCGACCTTGGTGGCCATTGTTGTGGAGGTTGGAGGTGTGCTTGTAGTGGTGCTAGTGAACTTGGTTTCTTGGTCAAGATGAATGAGTTGATCAAGGTTGGCTATGGTTTATAAAGAGAGAAGGAGATGCACCCACTGaagtataaaaaaactattacatAATTTACATTGGATTGTTaccgttatttttttttagggaaGGGTTGTTAGATGTCTTTATCATGTTGGATTactagt
This window harbors:
- the LOC120258452 gene encoding leucoanthocyanidin dioxygenase-like codes for the protein MATKVAIVEEKKSDEGPQIPIIDIKGLDSNDEAVRKRCVKQMHDAAVNWGVMHIVGHGIPAKLDKLREVGTQFFDLLVKEKEKYAKDQPSGMIQGCGSKLANSASEMVCHLMFPENQTDLSIWPRKPSNYVDVTKEFGQNLRVMATKIFTLLSLGLGLPAEKLETEAGGMENILFQMKINHYPKCPQPKQALGVEADTDVNYLTFILHNNVPGLQVYYLGKWVTAKNVPDSIIVRIGDSLEILSNGLFKSVLHRGLVNKEKVRISWTISAEPHKDKVLLRPLPKLVTKASPPKFGLCTFAQLVRKKDSKIKDKESPAPAAAAK